Proteins from one Terriglobales bacterium genomic window:
- a CDS encoding S9 family peptidase has translation MAAAAAQQQPLTLEWMSSEAAAGVARVPSHVWLDDNTALIYDTRRPAAQRTFERLDPARGTRSPALDMTKAVTTIKAMGPNLVERDVLGWPGSFDRQGQKALYVIKGDVFVLDLPSSTFARLTNTAEEEKNAEFSPDGRMVAFVRKNDLYVCDLAKQEEKRLTRDGSDTILNGTLSWVYWEEIFGRHDIAFWWSPDSKSIAYLQTDESPVPVSTFVDFAPVSQRLIRQPYPKAGDPDPKVRVGIIDVAETNTHWVSISDRPFEWILRVNWLPDSSRISVSTMNRAQTELDLYFAGRSGGAAQHVLTETDPAWVNVHDDLRFLPDGKHFLWASERDGYMHLYRYRMDGTLENQITRGEWAVASSGGVAFWVHQSVVGVDAKNDWVYFTALKDSSIERHLYRIHSNGSGMQRIDTEAGTHGISMSPDTHFYFDTLSDIRTLPSLRLNTAEGKVKEVIAPGRPELLAGLDLQYPELLTIPAADGFPMPAQILKPKGFDPARKYPVILQIYGGPSAPTVKNQWPSGIFLANLLLREGYVVVGLDNRSATAISKKLENTILLQSPEPETADLLAGVRWLKSQPWVDGSRVGVSGWSGGGTMTLSLMTHSQEFKAGIAGAPVTDWRYYDSKWAEAFMKLPQEHADAYDRTSLVKHAGDLHGSLLLIYGTYDDNVHPQNEEAFMDALIKAGKPYQVMLYPMRKHGFADRPARLHRDRAILDFWKKNL, from the coding sequence ATGGCTGCGGCGGCCGCCCAACAGCAGCCGCTCACCCTGGAGTGGATGTCCAGCGAGGCCGCGGCCGGGGTCGCCCGTGTCCCCTCTCACGTCTGGCTCGACGACAATACAGCCCTGATCTACGACACCCGCCGCCCCGCGGCGCAGCGGACCTTCGAGCGGCTGGACCCAGCTCGCGGGACCCGCAGCCCGGCGCTCGACATGACGAAAGCCGTCACCACCATCAAGGCCATGGGGCCGAACCTGGTGGAGCGAGACGTGCTTGGATGGCCTGGTTCGTTCGACCGCCAGGGACAGAAAGCGCTCTACGTCATCAAGGGTGATGTCTTCGTCTTGGACCTTCCCTCCAGCACCTTCGCCCGCCTCACCAATACGGCTGAGGAGGAGAAGAACGCCGAGTTCTCCCCTGACGGCCGCATGGTGGCGTTCGTCCGCAAGAACGATCTCTATGTGTGCGACCTGGCCAAGCAGGAGGAAAAGCGCCTGACCCGCGACGGCTCCGACACCATCCTCAACGGCACCCTGTCCTGGGTGTACTGGGAGGAGATCTTCGGCCGCCACGACATCGCCTTCTGGTGGTCCCCGGACTCAAAGTCCATCGCCTATCTCCAGACCGACGAATCGCCGGTGCCGGTGAGCACGTTCGTGGACTTCGCGCCGGTGAGCCAGCGCCTCATCCGGCAGCCGTATCCCAAGGCCGGGGACCCGGATCCCAAGGTGCGGGTGGGCATCATCGATGTCGCCGAGACGAACACCCACTGGGTCAGCATCTCCGACCGGCCGTTCGAATGGATCCTGCGGGTGAACTGGCTGCCTGACTCCAGCCGCATCAGCGTCTCCACCATGAACCGTGCCCAGACGGAGCTGGATCTGTACTTCGCGGGCCGCAGCGGGGGCGCCGCCCAGCACGTGCTGACCGAGACCGATCCGGCGTGGGTGAACGTCCATGACGATCTGCGCTTTCTACCCGACGGCAAGCACTTTTTGTGGGCCTCCGAGCGCGACGGCTACATGCATCTGTACCGCTATCGCATGGACGGGACGCTGGAGAACCAGATCACCCGCGGCGAGTGGGCCGTGGCCTCCTCCGGCGGGGTGGCGTTTTGGGTGCACCAATCGGTGGTCGGCGTGGACGCGAAGAATGACTGGGTCTACTTCACCGCCTTGAAGGACTCGTCGATCGAGCGGCACCTGTACCGCATTCATTCCAACGGCAGCGGCATGCAGCGCATCGATACCGAAGCCGGCACCCACGGCATCAGCATGTCGCCCGACACCCATTTCTATTTCGATACTCTCTCCGACATCCGCACTCTTCCCAGCCTGCGGCTGAACACCGCCGAGGGAAAGGTCAAGGAGGTTATTGCACCCGGCCGCCCCGAGCTCCTGGCGGGCCTCGACCTGCAGTATCCCGAGCTGCTGACCATCCCCGCCGCCGACGGCTTCCCCATGCCGGCACAGATCCTGAAGCCGAAGGGCTTCGACCCCGCCCGCAAGTACCCTGTGATCCTGCAGATCTACGGAGGGCCCTCGGCTCCGACGGTCAAGAACCAGTGGCCGTCAGGCATTTTCCTCGCCAACCTGCTGCTGCGGGAGGGTTACGTCGTGGTGGGCCTCGATAACCGGTCCGCCACCGCCATCAGCAAGAAGCTGGAGAACACCATCCTGCTGCAATCGCCGGAGCCTGAAACCGCCGACCTGCTGGCCGGCGTGCGCTGGCTGAAATCGCAACCCTGGGTGGATGGCAGCCGCGTCGGGGTCTCGGGCTGGAGCGGCGGCGGCACCATGACCCTGAGCCTCATGACCCATTCGCAGGAGTTCAAAGCCGGGATCGCGGGCGCTCCGGTCACCGATTGGCGCTATTACGACAGCAAGTGGGCCGAGGCCTTCATGAAACTGCCGCAGGAACATGCCGACGCCTACGACCGCACCTCCCTGGTCAAGCACGCCGGCGATCTGCACGGCAGCTTGCTTCTGATCTACGGGACCTACGATGACAACGTGCATCCGCAGAACGAGGAGGCATTCATGGATGCCCTGATCAAGGCGGGCAAGCCGTACCAGGTCATGCTCTACCCCATGCGCAAGCACGGCTTCGCGGACCGCCCGGCGCGCCTCCACCGCGACCGCGCTATCCTCGACTTCTGGAAGAAGAACCTGTAA
- the msrA gene encoding peptide-methionine (S)-S-oxide reductase MsrA — translation MPELAAIFAGGCFWCLEAVFQRVTGVKSVESGYMGGHVKNPAYREVCAGTTGHAEVVRVTFDPAEVSYEDLLEVFFAIHDPTTLNQQGNDVGTQYRSAIFYLDDEQRSLAEKAIAELEEAHVWPDPVVTAVEPAGPFYRAEDYHQDYFANNPGQSYCQFIVAPKVRKFLKTFPEKVKA, via the coding sequence ATGCCTGAACTGGCTGCTATCTTTGCCGGCGGATGTTTCTGGTGCCTGGAAGCCGTCTTCCAGCGGGTGACTGGGGTGAAGTCGGTCGAATCCGGCTACATGGGCGGACACGTCAAGAACCCGGCTTACCGCGAGGTCTGCGCCGGGACTACCGGCCACGCCGAGGTGGTGCGCGTCACCTTCGATCCCGCCGAGGTCAGCTACGAGGACCTGCTGGAGGTCTTCTTTGCCATTCACGACCCCACGACTCTCAACCAGCAAGGCAATGACGTCGGCACCCAGTACCGCTCCGCCATCTTCTATCTCGATGACGAACAGCGGAGCCTGGCCGAAAAGGCGATCGCGGAATTGGAGGAGGCGCACGTCTGGCCGGACCCGGTGGTCACCGCGGTCGAGCCCGCGGGTCCGTTCTATCGCGCCGAGGACTACCACCAAGACTATTTCGCCAACAATCCCGGCCAGTCCTATTGCCAATTCATCGTGGCGCCCAAGGTCCGCAAGTTCCTGAAGACCTTTCCGGAGAAGGTGAAGGCTTAG
- a CDS encoding TrmJ/YjtD family RNA methyltransferase, with amino-acid sequence MSDKSHLDNLRVVLVETRNPLNIGAAARAMGNFGVSRLRLVRPYEPSFRGARSAVGASDLLAKAEVFRSLADAIGDCSLVVGTTAGARRQLEHPLKPLPRAARLIRKRLDSGPVALLFGSEKKGLSNDHFSHCHWLMRIPTLEQRGSMNLGQAVAVCLYELSRQAGAASAEQRQKASAGTVERFTELLLENLRLSGYIKLRTAAVNELKIRRLVRRLDMEALDAQLLLGMLRQIGWKLREKG; translated from the coding sequence GTGTCCGACAAGAGCCATCTCGACAACCTGCGTGTGGTGCTGGTGGAGACACGTAATCCCCTGAACATCGGGGCGGCGGCGCGGGCCATGGGTAACTTCGGTGTGTCGCGGCTGCGGCTGGTGCGGCCGTATGAACCGTCGTTCCGCGGAGCCCGCTCAGCGGTGGGAGCGTCGGATTTGCTAGCGAAAGCGGAAGTGTTTCGGTCGCTGGCCGACGCGATCGGCGACTGCTCGCTGGTGGTGGGGACGACGGCGGGCGCCCGGCGACAGCTGGAGCATCCCCTGAAGCCCCTGCCGCGAGCCGCCCGACTGATCCGCAAGCGGCTGGACAGCGGCCCGGTCGCTCTCCTGTTCGGTTCCGAAAAGAAAGGTCTCTCCAACGACCATTTCAGCCACTGCCACTGGCTGATGCGCATCCCCACTCTCGAACAGCGCGGCAGCATGAACCTGGGGCAAGCCGTGGCGGTTTGTCTCTACGAGCTTTCGCGCCAGGCGGGCGCGGCTAGCGCGGAGCAGCGGCAAAAAGCGAGCGCCGGCACGGTGGAGCGTTTCACGGAGCTGCTGCTCGAGAACCTGCGCCTCAGCGGCTACATCAAGCTGCGGACCGCGGCCGTCAACGAGCTGAAGATCCGGCGCCTGGTGCGGCGGCTGGACATGGAAGCGCTCGATGCCCAGTTGCTGCTCGGTATGCTGCGCCAGATCGGGTGGAAGCTCCGGGAGAAGGGCTAA
- a CDS encoding MoaD/ThiS family protein, with the protein MIRVVIPAHLRTLAKVEGEVKLEVAPPVTQRAVLDALEARYPVLCGTIRDHVTKKRRDFLRYYVCEEDWSLESPDTPLPEAITSGKEPFLIIGAIAGG; encoded by the coding sequence ATGATCCGGGTGGTCATTCCGGCGCACCTGCGGACGCTGGCCAAAGTCGAGGGCGAGGTGAAGCTCGAAGTCGCGCCGCCGGTCACGCAACGCGCCGTGCTGGACGCGCTGGAGGCCAGGTACCCGGTGTTGTGCGGCACCATCCGCGACCATGTGACCAAGAAACGCCGGGACTTCCTGCGCTATTACGTGTGCGAGGAGGATTGGTCGCTGGAATCGCCGGACACACCGCTGCCCGAGGCCATCACGTCGGGGAAGGAGCCGTTCCTGATCATCGGCGCCATCGCCGGCGGGTAG
- a CDS encoding sialidase family protein translates to MSRVRVLVGTRKGAFILTSDGKRKSWEVSGPLFAGWELYHLKGSPADPKRIYASQTSGWFGQIIQRSSDGGKTWETPGGEKMPEPYGPPAGQSNKFVYDTSPETGKPLTTHQWYDGTQHPWEFKRVWHLEPSLTDPDTVYAGVEDAAIFRSTDGATSWHELAGLRGHGTGPKWSPGAGGMGLHTIILDPSNSKRMYIAISAAGAFRTDDGGTTWKPINRGLKSQYIPDPNAEVGHCVHHVAMHPKKPGVLFMQKHWDVMRSDDAGENWHEVSGNLPTDFGFVIDVHANEPETIYVVPIKSDGEHFPLEGKLRVYRSRKGGNEWEPLTKGLPQKDCYVNVLRDAMSVDTLDPCGIYFGTTGGQVYASADGGDSWTAIVHDLPGVLSVEAQALP, encoded by the coding sequence ATGAGCAGAGTACGGGTACTGGTAGGCACACGCAAGGGAGCATTCATCCTCACGTCGGACGGGAAGCGCAAGAGCTGGGAGGTCAGCGGCCCGCTGTTCGCGGGCTGGGAGCTCTACCATCTGAAGGGATCGCCGGCGGACCCCAAGCGCATCTACGCGTCGCAGACCAGCGGATGGTTTGGGCAGATCATCCAGCGCTCGAGCGACGGCGGCAAGACCTGGGAGACGCCGGGGGGCGAGAAGATGCCGGAGCCGTACGGCCCGCCCGCCGGCCAGAGCAACAAGTTCGTCTACGACACTTCCCCGGAGACCGGCAAGCCGCTGACCACGCACCAGTGGTACGACGGCACGCAGCATCCGTGGGAGTTCAAGCGGGTGTGGCACCTGGAGCCGTCGCTGACCGATCCGGACACGGTCTATGCCGGGGTGGAGGACGCCGCCATCTTCCGCTCGACCGACGGCGCTACCAGCTGGCACGAGCTGGCCGGGCTGCGCGGCCACGGCACCGGGCCCAAGTGGTCGCCGGGCGCCGGCGGCATGGGGCTGCACACCATCATCCTCGATCCCAGCAATTCCAAGCGGATGTACATCGCCATCTCGGCCGCCGGCGCCTTTCGCACCGACGACGGCGGAACGACCTGGAAGCCGATCAACCGCGGGCTCAAGTCGCAGTACATCCCGGACCCGAACGCCGAGGTCGGGCACTGCGTGCACCACGTCGCCATGCATCCCAAGAAACCGGGCGTGCTGTTCATGCAGAAGCACTGGGACGTGATGCGCAGCGACGACGCGGGCGAGAACTGGCACGAAGTGAGCGGCAACCTGCCCACCGATTTCGGGTTCGTGATCGACGTCCACGCCAACGAGCCGGAGACCATCTACGTGGTCCCCATCAAGAGCGACGGGGAGCATTTCCCGCTCGAGGGGAAGCTGCGTGTCTATCGCAGCCGCAAGGGCGGCAACGAGTGGGAGCCGCTGACCAAGGGCCTGCCGCAAAAGGACTGCTACGTGAACGTACTGCGCGACGCCATGTCGGTGGACACGCTGGATCCCTGCGGCATCTACTTCGGCACCACCGGCGGGCAGGTGTACGCCTCGGCCGACGGCGGCGACAGCTGGACCGCCATCGTGCACGACCTGCCGGGTGTGCTCTCGGTGGAGGCGCAGGCGCTGCCATGA
- a CDS encoding VOC family protein, which produces MQKISPFLWFNGNAEEAAKFYTSIFKDSKILGTMPGPDGTVLGVSFQIEGQEFKALNGGPLYTFTPAISFFVNCETQEEVDELWEKLLAGGGKEDMCGWLRDKYGVSWQIIPTILGELLSHKDRARAGKAMNAMLQMRKIDIETLRRAAA; this is translated from the coding sequence ATGCAGAAGATATCTCCATTCCTGTGGTTCAACGGCAACGCTGAAGAAGCCGCGAAGTTCTACACCTCCATCTTCAAGGACTCGAAGATCCTGGGGACGATGCCGGGCCCGGACGGGACGGTGTTAGGCGTCAGCTTCCAGATCGAGGGGCAGGAATTCAAGGCCCTGAACGGCGGGCCGCTATACACATTCACGCCGGCGATCTCGTTCTTCGTCAACTGCGAGACGCAGGAGGAAGTGGACGAACTCTGGGAGAAGCTCCTGGCCGGCGGCGGCAAGGAAGATATGTGCGGCTGGTTGCGGGACAAGTACGGCGTCTCCTGGCAGATCATCCCCACGATCCTCGGCGAGTTGCTGTCTCACAAGGACCGCGCCAGAGCCGGAAAAGCCATGAACGCGATGCTGCAGATGAGGAAGATCGACATCGAGACACTGAGACGCGCAGCGGCATGA